A window from Pseudomonadota bacterium encodes these proteins:
- a CDS encoding flagellin: MITINTNISAMTAQRYLGTSSMRSASSLSKLSSGSRVPNAKDDAASLSIGSGLRLDVSALRSAQINAQQANSMLQIADGAYSQISDILVRMKSLTTTAQSDQISNTERGFLDQEYTALRNEIDRIAGTTDFNGIQLLGGSATTGLNSAGTGIDNTTGFVGYTFDDNIVGAGATFEVSFNSANNVLSVLNTGTNEYQSLDVNAVASGETDSYNFDQLGVEITLSDAFDTTADINAGFGGAASAQFDTAAVGGGVAAANLDFQVGINNGDVINISINTGNFSDLIGGGTPTDISTQVNAQAATSEIDTAMDAVNAARAEIGSLQNRLDFASSNLATSIENTEAARSTLMDVDVAAEITRFTSEQVLIQSGVSMLAQANQQPSLLLRLLQ, translated from the coding sequence ATGATCACAATTAACACTAACATTAGTGCAATGACTGCCCAGCGTTACCTGGGTACAAGTTCTATGCGCAGTGCGTCTTCACTATCTAAACTATCGTCTGGTTCTCGTGTACCAAACGCTAAAGATGATGCAGCATCTCTATCTATCGGTAGTGGTCTTCGTCTAGATGTGAGTGCACTACGTTCTGCACAAATTAACGCGCAACAGGCGAACTCTATGCTTCAGATTGCTGATGGTGCTTACAGCCAAATCAGTGACATTCTGGTACGTATGAAGTCTCTAACAACGACAGCACAGTCTGACCAAATTTCTAACACAGAGCGTGGTTTCCTGGACCAGGAGTACACAGCTCTACGTAACGAGATTGACCGTATTGCCGGTACGACTGACTTTAACGGTATTCAGCTTCTTGGTGGTTCAGCGACAACTGGTTTGAACTCTGCCGGTACTGGTATTGATAACACGACTGGTTTTGTTGGTTACACGTTTGATGACAACATTGTTGGTGCGGGTGCAACGTTTGAAGTGTCTTTCAACAGCGCGAACAACGTTCTTTCTGTACTTAACACAGGTACAAACGAGTACCAGTCTCTAGACGTAAATGCTGTAGCTTCTGGTGAAACAGATTCTTACAACTTTGACCAACTTGGTGTAGAGATCACTCTAAGTGATGCGTTTGATACAACTGCTGACATTAACGCTGGCTTCGGGGGCGCGGCATCTGCTCAGTTTGATACTGCTGCTGTTGGTGGCGGTGTAGCTGCGGCTAACCTTGACTTCCAAGTTGGTATTAACAACGGTGACGTTATTAACATCTCTATCAACACTGGTAACTTTAGTGACCTTATTGGTGGTGGTACGCCAACGGATATCTCTACTCAAGTTAACGCTCAGGCGGCAACAAGTGAGATTGATACTGCGATGGATGCTGTTAACGCTGCACGTGCGGAAATTGGTTCTCTACAGAACCGACTAGACTTCGCATCGTCTAACCTTGCAACTTCTATTGAAAACACTGAGGCGGCTCGTTCTACTCTTATGGACGTTGACGTTGCGGCTGAGATCACTCGCTTTACAAGTGAGCAGGTTCTTATCCAATCTGGTGTATCAATGCTTGCACAGGCAAACCAGCAGCCTTCACTTCTTCTCCGTCTGCTTCAGTAG